The Fusobacterium pseudoperiodonticum DNA window TCAAGCTCATCCAAAGCTTCTAAGAAAATTTTAGAATCCTTAGCCTTCATAGTTATTCTCGACCTCCATTATTATTTTAAAAATCATTAAATTCAAATAAAATATTAGCTTTTCTTATTTCTTTAAATTCTATTTCTACTTCTTTTTTATCTATTAAAAATACTATATTATCGCCTTTTACTTCCTTAATAACTGCTTTAAATTGTTTTTTATCATTTAATTTATGCTTTAAATGTAAAGTTATTTTTTCTCCAGTAAATCTAATATAATCTTCTAATTTCTTTAATGCTCTTTCTAGACCAGGTGAAGATACTTCAAGGAAAAATTTATGTTCTATTAGCTCTTCAACTCTGTCTTCTATTTTAGAACTTAGTTTGCTACAATCCTCTATGCTCAATTCTCCATTCAAATTTTCAATGAAAACTCTAACATACCAATAACCTCCATCTTGTAAGTACTCAACATCTACAAGAGATAAGTTCATTTCTTCTACAAAAGGATTAACAATCTTGGTAATTTTTTCTATAATTTGACTATTATCTTCCATCATAACTTCTGCTACTAAAAATGTATTAAAATATATTTAATACACTAGAATATTACTACTTCAACGAGTATATTTTCAATACTTTGTATCTACTCATAGTTCCTTGTACTCTCCATAGTCGTAAATTCCCGACTAGCCATCGGTACATATAGATATTTTAACTTGCTATTTGTAGCTTTCTCCTTTTCTTTTTATTTTAAAATATCTATGCTATTACTTTATATATTTTTGCTTTTTCAAGATTTATACTTGCATTGTAATCTCTATCTATTTCTATACCACAATTACAACACTTATAAATCCTATCATTAAGTTTTAAATCTTTTTTAATTTCTCCACAACAAGAACAAGTTTTACTACTTGGATAGAATGTATCTACTAACCTTAGTTCTATATTTCTTTCCTTACATTTATTTATAAGTTTAGTTCTTATCGCATAGAAATTCTGTTCTTGTATAGCTTTTGAAAGATGTTTATTCTTCATCATATTAGATACTTTTAAATCTTCAATAGTAATGTATTTTAACTTGGCTCTTGTTATTTCATCTACTATTTTATTATTATAATCATCTCTAATACAATTTAGTCTATAAAATAATTTTTGTACTTTCAACTTTTTCTTATTAAAATTCTTACATTCTTTTAATTTTATCTTTTTAGATTTAGAATATTCTACACTTCTTGACATCTTTCTTTGTTCTCTCTTAAGTTTCTTTTTCAACTTTTTAACTTTTTTAGTTTTATTTATATTTTTAAATACCTTACCGTTAGAACATATAGCTGTATCTTTTATACCTAAATCTACTCCTAACCCTTCACTACTTGTATTAGTTGCTTTTACAGTATCTTCAACTTCCATAATAAGTGATAGAAAATATCTATCAGCTATTTTAGTTATAGTTCCACTTTTAATAATTGCATTTTTAGGTATATATCCATATTCTTTTACTCTTACAAATTTCAATGTGGGGATTTTTATTTTATGTCTATAAAACTCAAAATCAGTTTTATTATTCTTAACAAAATATGCACCCAGCTCATTCTTACCTTTTTTCTTAAAAACAGGAAAAGCACTTAAACCCTTAAAAAATTTTTTAAAAGCCTTTTCTCCATAAATCATAGCTTGTTTTACTGATTTAGAAGATACATCTTTTATCCATTTTTTATCAGGATTATTAGGTAGATAGACATTGTTAATATATTTAGAAAAATCATTAGCACTTACAAATTTATTACCTAGTTTATATTGTTCTTGATTATATTTAATATACTCATTATATATAAACCTTTCTGTTCCAATAGTCTGACATACTTGTATCTTCTGTGCTACTGTTAGTTTTAATTCTATCTTTAGTGCTTTATACATCTTTATCTTCCTTTATTTGCTTTCTATATTTTCTAAGTCCATATATGCAACGAGAAAATATATGTATACTGGTTTATATATCTTTTTCATATAAATATATTAACATATATCTAAATATTTACAATATGTTTTTATCAAGTATTTTTTCTCCTTTTCTACAAAATAAGGAGTGGTCTTTCTCCACTCCTTAGTAGCTTCTTACTTGTTAACTTATTATATCATATTTATTCTTATAAAGCAATTTTATTTTACAATTTTATCACTAT harbors:
- a CDS encoding ribosome maturation factor RimP — encoded protein: MEDNSQIIEKITKIVNPFVEEMNLSLVDVEYLQDGGYWYVRVFIENLNGELSIEDCSKLSSKIEDRVEELIEHKFFLEVSSPGLERALKKLEDYIRFTGEKITLHLKHKLNDKKQFKAVIKEVKGDNIVFLIDKKEVEIEFKEIRKANILFEFNDF
- a CDS encoding RNA-guided endonuclease InsQ/TnpB family protein; the encoded protein is MYKALKIELKLTVAQKIQVCQTIGTERFIYNEYIKYNQEQYKLGNKFVSANDFSKYINNVYLPNNPDKKWIKDVSSKSVKQAMIYGEKAFKKFFKGLSAFPVFKKKGKNELGAYFVKNNKTDFEFYRHKIKIPTLKFVRVKEYGYIPKNAIIKSGTITKIADRYFLSLIMEVEDTVKATNTSSEGLGVDLGIKDTAICSNGKVFKNINKTKKVKKLKKKLKREQRKMSRSVEYSKSKKIKLKECKNFNKKKLKVQKLFYRLNCIRDDYNNKIVDEITRAKLKYITIEDLKVSNMMKNKHLSKAIQEQNFYAIRTKLINKCKERNIELRLVDTFYPSSKTCSCCGEIKKDLKLNDRIYKCCNCGIEIDRDYNASINLEKAKIYKVIA